The sequence GAACCAAGGAGAGTCTGTGTCCCAGCTCTGGCCCTCTTGGCAGTTACTGCACCAAGCCCACCTTCCCCCTCATTCACCAAGGCTGGCATCAGGGCGTGCCAGCCACACGGGCTCCCTGTGCCCCAAGTGCCCATCCAGCCTCCTCCAGcacctctctttttttaaaaaattttttatgttgtcaacatttatttgctcttcggccccacccccgcccctgcctggacccggccccgccccccccccgccctccccccccccccaccccgctcaaTCACCAGTCCCTTGTCTTCAATCTCTCATCTCCACAGATAACTGGTCAACCCAATCACTCTAACTCATCACCAGAGACCAAGTCCGGGTTGGGCCATCTGGTCAACCCTGTCTCTCACAGTCCCCACCACCGCCAGAAACTAAGTCCGGGCCTGGTCCTCCTGCACCTCTGagccctgcctgccctgtgcTCAGTTCAGTCCTGCTCAGCTCtagcctgcctcctcccagaagccttccctgatcctcctgccccagggcatTCTGCCTCCCCTCATCTTTGGCTGCACACCCTCCACACCTGCTTCCTTGAGAAGCTCCCTTCAAATAAGAGATCTTGTTTCCCCAATACATGGAGAAGCCCATGAGGTGAGTGTGCAATATATGTGGATTGAGGTGGTGAATAATGAGGTGGTGGTGACGTGGATATGTTGTTGATAATGGTTGTATTgttattggtggtggtggtggtggtggtggtgataacaGTCATGAAGGTGGTGAAGGTAATAGTGATGGTGTTTTGTAGAGATGCTGATGGTGATGTCAGTAATGGTATTGGTGATGCTAGTGGTGATGAAGATTAAGTTGATAGTGGTGGTCTGCaggtgatggtggaggtggtggaggtgatggtggagTGTGGACAGTTGTAATGCTGTTGTGGATGGTGTTGATATtagtggtattattattattggtggtAGTGATGGTAGTTGTGTTTGAATAGAAATGatgatagtggtggtgatggtggtgatgaggatggtaatgatggtgatgatggtgacaatggtggtgatggtgatagtgatggtggtggtgatggaggtggtgatggaggtggtgatggtggtggtgatggtggtgatgatggtggtggttatgatggaggtggtggtggtggtggtggtggtggtggtgatgatagaAACGGTGAAGGTGACagtaatggtggtgatggtggtgatgatgaaggtgatggtgatggtggtggtgatggtggtggtggtggtggtgatggaggtgatggtgatggtggtgatggtgatggtggtggtgatggtggtggtgatgatggaggtgatggtgatggtggtgatgatagaaACAGTGCAGGTGACagtaatggtggtgatggtggtgatgatggtgatgatgatagagATGGTGAAGGTGACagtaatggtggtgatggtggtggtgatgatgaaggtggtggtgatggtgatggtggtggtggtgatgatggtgatgatgatagagATGGTGAAGGTGACAGTAATGACGGCAATGGTGGTGATGACGGTGATGATGATAGAGACGGTGAAGGTGACAGTAATGGTGATGCTGGTGTTTTGTAGAGGTGGTGATCGTATGGGGgtgttgatggtgatgatgatggtgatgatgatagagACGGTGAAGGTGACAGTaatggtggtgatgctggtgttgTGTAGAGGTGGTGATGGTATGGGGGTGTTGATggcggtggtgatggtggtgatgatggtgatgatgatagagACGGTGAAGGTGACAGTAATGGTGGCGAGGCTGGTATTGTGTagaggtggtgatggtgtgggggtgttgatggtggtggtgtggtgtGGGCAGTGGTGAAGTTGGTGGTAATGCTGATAAGACCTGGTGggtgccctcccccagccacgCCCCACACCCAGTCACCCACAGCAGCATCTCACCTCTATGGTCAGGGCCTTCTTGGCTTCCCTGTGGCCGTTTATCCTGGCCACCTTTTTCAGTTCCTGAAGCGCTCGCTCTGGTTTGCCCATGATAATGAGCCAGCGTGCGGACTCGGGCAGCCACCTGTTAAAGAGTGGGCGCTGCTGGGCCTCTGCTTCTTTCACGCGGGCCGGGCACTGCCCCAGTCAGGGGGGCGGCAGGCCCTCCCACTGCTGTGGGCGTGTGGAGATGGCAGCCACGTCTCCAGTGCTAATGCCAGGCCGGGCGGCGCAGTCCCTGATGGTTTCAGATGAGCCCTGACGCCTGGCCACCTCTCCCCCAGGCCCACTCCATCTGGCTTTCTGGCTGCCGGGATCCTGCCCATCTGAGCACTGGGCACGGCCAGCACACAGGCTGCCCGGGCCTGGGGGATCCTgggccatttctttctttcttctttttctggggCATTTCTATGGCAGAAAGCGTACGTCATGCTGAAtttaaaagcaagcaaacaaacaaaaaacacacagcacACGTTGAAAACATCCCCCGTCAGAAGAGAATGGTTTTATACGTGAGTCTGCTTCCTCCCGGCGTCAGGGCAGATGGGCAGGGAGAGGGTCTCCCTGGTGAaggggcagagccttcccaggcGACAGGCTCTCGGCCCTGTTTGCAGTCAGCCTGCCCGGGTGCCAGGCCGCCCCTGGCGCTCACATGTGTGGCCTCGGGCAGGTCTCTGGACCGCTCTCTGGGGCCTCAGCCCCTCATTGGTGTTACCAACAGCACCCAGGACGCCCCTCAGTgcgaccgggggtggggggccgccGAGTTAGTGTAATTATGGGCTGTCTTCCTTGTTGCTACGGAGCCTGTTGATGCAACAAAACTCCATGTGGCCAGTGGCTGTGTTTGCTGCTGTGGCCGCAGCGCCCACGGCCATGTCTGGCGCGGGTGGGAGCGAGGTCAACATTTGAGAAGAAATGGATGAGCCTTTAGGACTCGCTACACCCCAGACCGACGCACCTGGGCCCTGAGCTCCACGCTGACTCACGGGCACAGAGAACCTGTGGGGACCTGAACTTGTGTTTGTTCCtgcatctctccccacccccaaccccagcaggtgTTTGCAGACCCCAGGGACTTTTGTGGCACCAACATAATAGTGAGGATGAATCTTCCCGTATCTGATGCCGGTCCGCACCGACAGGGATGCCACAGGCCCGACAGGTGACGTgcgcgtggggggggggggggcgatgatGCCAATGTGTGGGATGGGGCCCTCAGACCTCTGGCTGAAATGCCCTGGAACTCTGAGTCCCAGACCGtctcaccagccagggctccgcTCACAGCACTCCCTTCCAAGGCTCTCAGCATTCTGGAACCCGCGGCCAGCCAGGGTGCTGGGGTTGTGGGGCCCCCTCCCGTTCAGCGATGCTCTCCCCAAGGGAAAAGGCCCCACACTGTACCTACAAGGATATCAGGAAGATGGCAAAGAAGGGCGCCGACGTGGCCAGATGGAGGGCTCGCCAGTCCCGCAGGGCGAAGGCCAGACCACCCAGGACCATCTGGCCTGTGCAGTAGGTGCATCCCAGGATTGTCATGGTGACCGCCCTCCTGCGGGTCGTGGTCCACTCCACCACTGAACGGCgagggaggggcaggtgagggccCGAGTGGTGCCCTtgagccccaccctcccctcctccccagtgaCTCACTGAGCGTCGTCGAGGTCAGGATGATGCCGGCCAATCCGAAGGCGTTCAGAAACCGGAGGCCACAATAGACGAGGAAATTGGGGGCAAAGATGGCGCTGGTGTTGGCCAGGGCCACCTGTAGGCAGCACCAGCTCAGCATGGACTTGCGCCCAAACCTGTTTGGGGAGAAGCACAGCGGGGCCTGGAGAGGGCCCTGGGTCATGGAGGAATGAGGGGGGCCTGCGGGAGCCGCATGAGCCCATGCCAGTGCAGGCGGCACCTCCTCCTTGGAACCCAGGAGCACGTGCGACTGCGTGACACAGAAACGGCAGCGCCTGCTCTCGGCGGGCAGCATAGCCTCACGGTCAAGAATGCactttgggccctggctgggtagctcggtggttagagcattgtcccaatctgccaaggctgtgggttcaatgcccggtcagggcacacacaagaattaaccagtgactgcataaataagtggaacaacaagtttctctctctccctctctgttctctctctcaaatcactcaataattttttttaatgtaaaattattaaaagaaagagagagaatgggtttgagtcctgctctgcccctcctgGGTAACCTTGAGCTCATGACTCAATgtctcggagcctcagtttccccatctgtgaaatggaggcaTTCACCATGACGTGCTCGTAGGGCTGCTGTGAAAATCAAGACACTGAGCGAAGGGACTGAGGCTGAGCACCGGGGGCCCCTTGCAGCCAGCCAGCTAGCTCCCCGCCTGTCTGTGCTGGTGACAGGGGCTCCCCAGAGACGACCCTCACCCCCTGGAGGGGCCTCCGCCCGGTGCCCACACGCTCACGGGGGCTGAGCCCGGGGCCTGCCAGCCTGAACCGCTGCCCGCGTCCAGCTGAGCGCGTGTCCgatgggagagaggagggcaggcctgggccctgtCTGAGCAGCACCCGGGGCAACAGCACCAGGAGCGAGGACGCCAGCCCACCCGCTGGCGTCCAGGGCCACACCGGCTCTGACCCGGCTCACAGGGGCTGCGGACCGTCGCCCGCGGGGGGAGCAGAGGCTGCACCCTCCCGGCGGCTCGGCCCTGCCAGGCCCACAGGGAGCCACGGCACGAGGCCAGCACTGTGCCAGCTCGGCCCAAGCTCCACGTGGTCACTCACTGTGACAACCAGCAACCCCAGGCGGGGCCGGGCCCCTCACAGGAGGACCCGCTTCAGGAGCGAGGACACGCCAGCGGGAATGGGACTCAGCGGTGGGACCGCAGGGCCGGCGCCCGGGGCCAGAGCTGGGAAACCTTCATCCACTTACGATGAGCACTGAGCCACCGGCGGCCCTGGGGacgcccccccagcccctgccttctcgGAGCGACGTCTGGTGGGGACACGATGCATGGTGGTGGGGCAGGATCCCACTCGGCCGCCTGGAAGGCCcactgaggaggagcctggagccGAGGCCTGCGTGCTGGGCACCAAGCAGGAGTCCCTCTCAGGGACCATGAACCCTCTCGCGACATCTCTGTACCCCTGCCCGCccctgcacatgcacacacatgcatgcatgcccacacacatatgcacacacattgatgtgcacacatgcacatgcacacatgtgcgcacacactcacatgcacaaacgcgcacgcgcgcacacatatgcacacacattgatgtgcgcacacatgcacatgcacacacatgcacacactcacacgcacaaacgcgcgcacacacccacacacacacgtgcacacacgcatgcatgcacacGTTGatgtgcacatacatgcacacactcacgtgcacacgcatgcacatacgcccacacacgtgcgcgcgcatGTATGCACACATTGATGTGCACTCACGTGCACacacgcacgtgcacacacacacgcacccgcatgcacacacacgcccacacacacgcacgcacactccATGCTCACTCCCCAGCAGCAGGAGGAGCACTCACCAGCAGGAGaggaggccccaggccagggcGCCCAGCAGGTTCCCGGCCATGAAGACAGCCTGGCCCACGGGCTTCAGGCCCTGGCGGCCGCACACCAGGCCCCactggaagggaaggagatgTGCCAGCCGCTCGGGGCGAGGACGAGCGGAGTCGGGTGGCAAGGGCGGCCCAGCCGGGAGTTCCTAGCCAGGACCGCCTGCTCAGCCCGGGTCCCGCGGGTCCGGCCGCCCACCCTGGGGCACCCCATCCCTGGGGCCGGGTGAAGAGGTGGCCGGTGTGCGGGCCGCCGGCCTCACTCTGCTCGCAGCCACCGCGTGGCACAATGTGCCAGGGCCTCGCGTCTGAGTGGGGAGGCCCCTCGGAGTGGACGGTGTGGGCCTGGGGGTTAAGCCCAGCTcagtgctggctgctggctgctggctgctgggtgctggctgctggctggggcagggcgTGTGAGCTCCTGCACCTCGGAGCCTGGTTCCTTGTCCGGAAATAGGGCTACAGCTGCTTCTCACAGGCTGTGCCTCCAGCCCAGGGCGGGCACCCACCCctgacctctgcccccaccccgcccctcccggtCAGTCCTTTATAGGAGCCTGACAGCTGAGCTCCTGTCTTCCTCTGGGGTGACGGGGTGACGGCAGCAGGAGCCCCATCCCTGAGGGGCACGGTCCCCTGCAAAGTGACCTCCGGGAAACACAGTCAGGCCACAGCACTGCCTGCCCAGAGCCTCAGCGTcattcccctcccctgcctctcccccccccctccccacgtggcaCCTCCTGCTCCCTCAAGGCCCCCACGGCTCCCACTCAGACCTCGGCCTGGACCAGGCTGCCCCACCTCCACGTGGCTGATTCCACCCCTTGTAACCCAGGTCTCACCTGCAATGTCCCCTCTTCAGAGAGCCTTCCCACCTGCCTGTCCCTTCCCCCTCACCGGGCCTGCCTATCTCCTTGGTGCTCACTCACGACACAGAGGTGGGACAGGAGAGGGACCGGGAACCAGGTTCCGGCCCCCAGGACGCTTTAGCTGTGTGTCCTGGGGCAGGTCACTacacctctctgtgcttctgtttgGTCCTCCATTAAATGGGGAAATGATACGCCCAGCCCGTGAGAGCACAGTGAGGGTGTGCGGCAGGGAGCGCGTGGGAGCAGTGGCTGCCACGTCACAGGCGGAAGGTGAGGTTTGCTCCGCGGTTAGTAAGGGTTTAAATGTTGACTGATTCTGAATCCGCCAACAGAGTGTACGATCCTAAGGCTCCTGTTGGGCCTGTGGCCCTGGCCGCACATCAGAATCGGCCGCGAGCAAGTTGAGGGAGTGGCATGTCGTTTCACTGCGGGTGGCCGGCGGCCCTGGGAGGCCGGAAGGAGGAAAGctactggggggcggggggcttacCTCGGCCACGACGGTGGAGGTGAAGGTGCTGCGGTCGTAGACCCAGCCGTCCACGCACGGCTCCGTGGCAGCCTCGCTCCAGTTGGTGGCCGTGGCGTTGGGTGCCAGGAGCTGCCACTGTGGGTGGCGGAAGCGGCGACACCGCTGGGGCTCCTGGCTGGGGTCCCGTGGGATGGAAATGAGCAGAAGGGCCTCCCGTGTGAGGTTCGTGGGGGCCTCAGAGCTGCTGTCCAGCATGTGGGCCCAGCAGCGGTGGCCCGGGGTGGCCGCCGAGAAGTTGTCTAGGAGCATGTGGGAGGGCAGGAAGACGGAGGCGAGGAGGAGGGTGAGCACCTGCAGGGTCTGGAAGAGGCCCACGCCCCCAGCTCGCTCCAGGAGCTCCGAGAACGCCATGGCCAGGGCGCCCGGCGCCCCGGCAGctctcctgggggcggggggcagggagcccGAGTGTCCGGCCTGCTGCCCGGAACCACCGGCGAGCACCGGCCCCGGGCCCGGGTCTGCCTCGATCCCCTCTCCGCACAGTCGAGTCCGGCCCGCGGTGACCCCGATGCGCGTTACCCCGTTTCCAGGAGAGACCGCACGGATGCCCCACGCTCCGCAGAGCGGACACTGCCGGGCTGCTGGGCGCCTGGCTCTCCAACACGGAGTGAAAGGTCAGGccgatttttaaaagataataagatGCAACGCCTGGTGTTACTGAGTTACCTCGTGGAGGCGTCTCCACCGGCGCTGCCTCCGTTAAAGATCAACCTCCACGCGGCTCCTGGGTGAGGAAGCGCTCCGCAGCCCCGCGGGCGGCTCCGCGTGCTCCTGAATCTCAAACTTGCAGGGCCCTCCGCACGTAGCCCCTTAAATCAGGAAACGTCGGCCTAACCTTCACCGTTTCAGGCCATTGCCAAAGCACGGAGGGGAGGGCCGGGCAGGGCCCTCCTGGCTGGACTCGGAGGaggcgggtggggcggggtgggggcggagctGGAGGAGGGCCCGCTGGCCCAGTCTCTCCTTACCTGTTGCCGCCTGCCAGGCAGCACTGGGAGCCCAGCTCTCAGGCCGCACTATTTTGGGACGCTTCTATTTTGAGGTTCAGGTGGCCTTAATTAGATTGTAAGCTCGGGGGGTCGGGGGGCCATGGCTACAAGTTCCTGGGTCCCGTGGAAGCCCCTCTGTGGGACCTGGAGCGGCCGGCGTGTGGGCCGGGAAGGGGTAAGCAGCCCCCTGGGCCCAGCGTCTCAGGCCGCCCGTGTGGTGTGAGGAGGCGTGAGGCCGCCCGTGTGGTGTGAGGAGGCGTGAGGCCGCCTGTGTGGTGTGAGGAGGCGTGAGGCCGCCCGTGTGGTGTGAGGAGGCGTGAGGCCAGCCTGGGCCCCGCTTCACGGGGGCTGCCGTGTGCTCACATCCTGCCTCcaccctcactcactcactgcaGCCAGGAGAACACCGGCTCAGAGAGGGCAGGCGGCTCGCCCACGGTCACACAGCTGAGTCAGGGTTCAAACCAGGCTCAAGCCTGAGtcgccccagccagtttggctccgtggctaCAGCGTCGATCcacggacggaagggtcccaggttcgattctggtcaagggcatgcgccTCCGTGGCAGGCTCGATTCTCGGCCCTGGTGGGGGAGGGCGTGCGGAGGCCCAGTCGGTGTGTCTCTCACGCcggtgtgtctgtctctccctctcccttccactctctccaaaatcaatgaaaacaaatatcctcggatgaggacgAACAAAATGGACGAGGAAAATAAAGCCCGCTCTCGCCGATGCCCCGGGCCAGCTGCTGGGTGGCCTCGCGCCTGTCCCGGGCCAGACCTCGGCCTAAGGCTGGAATTCGGGTCCCGGTCAGACGAGGGCCGGCCAGGAGCCCGGGTGTGAGAGGAATTGGCGGTCAGTCCCGAGAGCGGCTGCGCGCTGGGGGTGACCCTGAGCTCCCAGAACCTCCCGGGGACGCGGGGAACTCGGCCAGATGGCATCAGCCAGGAAGCCACGGAGTCGGGGTGCCAGGCCCGACATCGCAGCCGGGGGCTGCCTCCTCACTCTGCTCTCCGGGCAGGAAttcattgtacattttaaaatagcaaatagcGAGACGCGGGGAGAGAAGCCACTCACACTAAAGCACCGAGGCCATCGGGCGTAGCCCCGACCTTCACGGGGCAGAGCTGTGCTTGAGGCGTGTCGCACACACCCCtcctgggcgggcgggcgggccatCCCCTGAgcgggacccccccgcccccgccccccccccccccccccccgctggcccgGGCTCTGGCCTGGGGAAGGACCCGCCTGGTGCTGCTGTTTCACACCTGCGCCCGGACCAGCGACCACAGGAGTTTCccggggcccaggaatctgcatccGCCACAAGCCCCAGGCGGTCCTGCTGCCCTGGGCCCCGGCCTTCCTGGCAGAACTGCTGGGCTAGAGGAGGCCGCTGGGTCCACGGCGGCGGGAGAACCCTTCTACCCTTCTCCTCCCCGTTCTTCCTCCTGCCCTTTGCCGGCCGTGGGCGCCCTCGgtgctgcttcctgcaggaggtCACGCCTCCCGGGCTTGACAGAAGGCTCCAGGAATTTCCAACCGGCTCTCTGTGTCCAGGCCAAGGAGTTTTTCAtgtgtattttctgtttttttctggaGCCGCTGGGGGCAGGGTGTCCTACGGCCGCTACGCCACCTGGTGGTCACAGCCGGGACTGCAGCATTTCCAGCATCAGCGTCCCT is a genomic window of Myotis daubentonii chromosome 9, mMyoDau2.1, whole genome shotgun sequence containing:
- the LOC132241463 gene encoding solute carrier family 22 member 11-like isoform X3, giving the protein MAFSELLERAGGVGLFQTLQVLTLLLASVFLPSHMLLDNFSAATPGHRCWAHMLDSSSEAPTNLTREALLLISIPRDPSQEPQRCRRFRHPQWQLLAPNATATNWSEAATEPCVDGWVYDRSTFTSTVVAEWGLVCGRQGLKPVGQAVFMAGNLLGALAWGLLSCWFGRKSMLSWCCLQVALANTSAIFAPNFLVYCGLRFLNAFGLAGIILTSTTLMVEWTTTRRRAVTMTILGCTYCTGQMVLGGLAFALRDWRALHLATSAPFFAIFLISLWLPESARWLIIMGKPERALQELKKVARINGHREAKKALTIEVLMSSTEEEVASAKARQSLLDLFRVPVLRRRSCCLLVVNFSHMISYYGLVFDLQNLGRDIFLLQVLFGAVDFLGRAASNVLLRFFGRRVVLASAQALGGLSILANVLVPPDWQGLRVAFAVLGKGCLGLCLTCFSVYKSELFPTSLRMTADGFLQSAGRLGTVVGPLIITARQALPLLPPLIYGVILIVSSFVLPFLPETRGLPLPDTIQDLENQSAAAGGTWREAVITESTWF